The genomic window GATTGCTTACGCTTCGATTAAATTACACGAGACTTAAATGGGTAACCCTATAAATTAATTTGAATAATTAATTCATGTTGAATCAAGATCCATTTTAGGTAAATATGAGGGCTGGTCAACAACTTCGGCAAAGGGTGGTCAATACTGCTGGTTTTTCCATTATGTGACAGAACAGAAATAGAGAAGCTTCTTAAGAAAGTAGTAGACCATCAAAATGCTTGGCCACATAGGCTTTGATTTTGTCAATATGCTCCGCTTTTAAAGTATAAACGAATACCACCACTTTTTGTGATTCATTCTGCTGAACAAGCTCTTCAATTAAAGGGGGTTCTGAACTGGCTACAAATGGACAATTGATTAAAAGGGTTTGAAGTTTTGTTAGTGTGACTTGGGAGAATTCTGTTGAGCTAAATGTGAATATCAATTTCTTTTTTACGAGATTTGAGTTATCGCTATCATGTGATATCACTTTTGAAATGACTCTACTATAGGGTATTGCATCTTTACTCCCTTGAGGTGTGAGGATATCAAAGGAGAAATATCCTGTTTTAATAACGCTCCCTATTAAACCTTCCACATTAATTTCGCGGTTCACTTCAATTTTTCTTTGAAGTTTTAAAATGACGCCAAATAGAAAATCACGTAATAAAAACCAAACGGGGACGATCATCAACAAAACTAAACATCCGAAGACAATCAGAATGATAAAATCTTGACGAGCATATACAAACCGTATTGCCCAAATGACAACACCAAGCCAACTTATTAATTCCACAACCGGCAATAAATATCCCAAATAGTGTTTCCAAATGATAGGAAGAGCAAGCTTTCTATGAAAAAAATAGAAGAGCCTAAATAAAGAAAATACCGCTATAATGACTAATAGGAGTGTTAAATACATAATTATTTTTTTAAATGATTCCCTTTTTCAAACTAATATTCACTAAAAAGGGTTCCAAATATTTATTGATAGTATAAATCTCTTTCCCTTTATGAACCAAGATTCCTGCATTAAGCAACTGTCTGATCAATTTAAATGACTCCTCATGGCTTAGTAACATTACTCTGGATAGTTTTTCTGTAGTCATCACTTTATGTTGAATAAACAAGGCAATAAGAATCAGCCAATCGGGTCTTATGTTCATTAAAACATCCAGATTTGGAAGTTCAGGTTTCTTAATAAATATATTTTGCTGTTCAATCTTAACAATATTTGCAAGCCAGGCATTCATGGCCACTCCTGGGTTCCCTTGTGAATATCTGAAATACTGATTGAATAAAGTAGCCATTTTAATTTGAGAAAGACTATCCTCGCTCTCCTCTTGATAATAGAAAGTAAGTCCACTGGATTTATGTCTATTATAAATAAGTTGTTGTAATTGACGTGCATCAAAAGCTTGCTTATCGAGTATCGCAATGAAATATTCGTTTAAAGAAATAAGCTGATTAATCTGCTTAATG from Lentimicrobium sp. L6 includes these protein-coding regions:
- a CDS encoding mechanosensitive ion channel domain-containing protein, giving the protein MYLTLLLVIIAVFSLFRLFYFFHRKLALPIIWKHYLGYLLPVVELISWLGVVIWAIRFVYARQDFIILIVFGCLVLLMIVPVWFLLRDFLFGVILKLQRKIEVNREINVEGLIGSVIKTGYFSFDILTPQGSKDAIPYSRVISKVISHDSDNSNLVKKKLIFTFSSTEFSQVTLTKLQTLLINCPFVASSEPPLIEELVQQNESQKVVVFVYTLKAEHIDKIKAYVAKHFDGLLLS